A portion of the Luteolibacter yonseiensis genome contains these proteins:
- a CDS encoding pyruvate carboxylase, whose translation MLENPPTSGKLMAANRGEIAIRIFRAATELGLTTVSIFAEEDRFSIHRFKADEAYQLDSSKGPVGAYLDVEGIVALAKQKGVTMIHPGYGFLSENAAFARACAREDITFIGPSPDLLENMGDKTAARALAHSFNVPTLPGTEDPITDPEQALVVAREIGFPLIIKAAFGGGGRGMRVVENPSQLAGLLAEAQNEAQNAFGNPAVFLERYISRAKHIEVQILGDQHGNVVHLHERDCSVQRRYQKVVEVAPAVNLDPRVKKELCDAAVALAKGIGYDNAGTVEFLYDMDKNDWFFIEMNPRIQVEHTVTECVTGVDLVRSQILVAAGHTLFGEEIAIPPQDEIPCIGYAIQSRVTTEDPEKNFSPDYGRILNYRSAAGFGIRLDAASGDAGSVVTPYYDSMLVKLTAMGRDFPTACQRMDRALREFRIRGVKTNIPFLENVIADETFRSGQAHTKLIDTKTELFQFKRRRDRATRTLAYLSDITLNGNPTAKGWKPAAVMQEAVVPRSLVIEHQAKVPRGSRDVLLELGPEKFAEWILAEKRLLITDTTFRDAHQSLIATRMRSFDMLRVAEAVAHRTPELFSLEMWGGATFDTAMRFLSECPWDRLRRLREKVPNICFQMLFRGSNAVGYSNYPDNVVAGFVKHAADSGMDIFRIFDSLNYLPNMTVAMEAVRDHGKAICEAAICYTGDISDSRRDKYSLKYYVEKAKEVERMGAHMLCIKDMAGLCKPHAAWKLVDALKQEIGIPVHFHTHDTSGINAASVLAASKAGVDVVDLAISSMSGSTSQPNLNSVAAALTGTGRDTGLDFDSLNEFSDYWEQVLAFYQPFDSAPRSGTAEVYEHEMPGGQYTNLREQANSMGLGHRWREIARTYAEVNQLFGDIVKVTPSSKVVGDMCMFLVTRGMKAADVPKLKPGSMDFPESVIDMLSGGLGQPDGGWPEDVQKVVLGNRTATTKRPGELAAAIDLEATRTELASKLGRAATDDDLYSHLMYPQVFADFTAFRAKYDDLSGLPTPAFFYGLHIGEEIEIEIDTGKILIIKLISIGEADSAGRRALFYELNGMPRESVVLDKSLQSVSKASRPKGEPGNPGHSCAPMPGMVTEVAVSPGQEVKAGDKLVILEAMKMLTTVSAGADGTIADVLVKKGDQVDSDDLLVRLKA comes from the coding sequence ATGCTTGAAAACCCACCCACCTCCGGAAAGCTCATGGCCGCGAACCGCGGCGAGATCGCGATCCGTATTTTCCGTGCCGCCACCGAGCTTGGTCTGACGACCGTTTCGATTTTCGCCGAGGAAGATCGTTTTTCCATCCACCGCTTCAAGGCGGACGAGGCCTATCAGCTGGATTCGTCGAAAGGACCGGTCGGCGCGTATCTGGATGTGGAGGGGATCGTGGCGCTGGCGAAGCAGAAGGGCGTGACGATGATCCACCCCGGCTACGGATTCCTCTCGGAAAACGCGGCGTTCGCGCGGGCCTGCGCGCGTGAGGACATCACGTTCATCGGGCCATCCCCGGACCTGTTGGAAAACATGGGAGACAAGACGGCGGCCCGCGCGCTCGCCCACAGCTTCAACGTCCCCACCCTGCCCGGCACCGAGGACCCGATCACCGATCCGGAACAGGCGCTGGTGGTCGCGCGGGAGATCGGATTCCCGCTCATCATCAAGGCGGCCTTCGGCGGCGGCGGGCGCGGCATGCGCGTGGTGGAGAACCCGTCGCAGCTCGCCGGCCTGCTGGCGGAGGCCCAGAACGAGGCGCAGAACGCGTTCGGCAATCCGGCGGTTTTCCTCGAGCGTTACATTTCCCGCGCCAAGCACATCGAGGTGCAGATCCTCGGCGACCAGCACGGGAACGTGGTCCACCTGCACGAGCGGGATTGCTCGGTGCAGCGGCGCTACCAGAAGGTGGTCGAAGTCGCGCCCGCGGTGAATCTCGATCCACGGGTGAAAAAGGAACTCTGCGACGCGGCGGTCGCTCTGGCGAAGGGCATCGGCTACGACAACGCCGGCACCGTCGAGTTCCTCTACGACATGGACAAGAACGACTGGTTCTTCATCGAGATGAACCCGCGCATCCAGGTGGAGCACACGGTGACGGAGTGCGTGACGGGGGTGGACCTTGTCAGATCGCAGATCCTCGTCGCCGCCGGACACACGCTCTTCGGTGAGGAGATCGCCATCCCGCCGCAGGACGAGATCCCGTGCATCGGATACGCGATCCAGAGCCGCGTGACGACGGAGGACCCGGAGAAGAATTTCTCACCGGACTACGGACGCATCCTCAACTACCGCTCGGCGGCGGGCTTCGGCATCCGCCTGGACGCGGCTTCCGGCGACGCCGGATCGGTGGTCACCCCTTACTACGATTCCATGCTGGTGAAGCTCACGGCGATGGGCCGGGATTTCCCGACCGCCTGCCAGCGCATGGACCGCGCCCTGCGCGAGTTCCGCATCCGGGGCGTGAAGACGAACATTCCCTTCCTTGAAAACGTCATCGCGGACGAGACGTTCCGCAGCGGCCAGGCGCATACCAAGCTGATCGACACGAAGACCGAGCTGTTCCAGTTCAAGCGCCGCCGCGACCGCGCGACCCGCACGCTCGCCTATCTCTCGGACATCACGCTGAACGGAAACCCCACCGCGAAGGGCTGGAAACCCGCGGCGGTCATGCAGGAGGCGGTGGTGCCGCGCTCGCTCGTCATCGAACACCAGGCGAAGGTGCCCCGGGGCAGCCGCGATGTGTTGCTGGAACTCGGGCCGGAGAAATTCGCCGAATGGATCCTCGCGGAAAAGCGCCTGCTCATCACGGACACCACCTTCCGTGACGCCCACCAGTCGCTCATCGCCACGCGCATGCGCAGCTTCGACATGCTGCGGGTCGCGGAGGCGGTGGCGCACCGCACGCCCGAACTCTTCTCACTTGAAATGTGGGGCGGCGCGACCTTCGACACGGCGATGCGTTTCCTCAGCGAGTGTCCGTGGGACCGCCTGCGACGCCTGCGCGAGAAGGTGCCGAACATCTGCTTCCAGATGCTCTTCCGCGGCTCGAACGCGGTGGGCTACTCGAACTACCCGGACAACGTCGTCGCCGGATTCGTGAAACACGCGGCGGACTCCGGCATGGACATTTTCCGCATCTTCGACTCGCTGAACTACCTGCCCAACATGACCGTGGCGATGGAAGCCGTGCGCGATCACGGCAAGGCGATCTGTGAAGCGGCCATCTGCTACACCGGCGACATTTCCGACAGCCGCCGCGACAAGTATTCGCTGAAATACTACGTGGAGAAGGCGAAGGAGGTGGAGCGCATGGGCGCGCACATGCTTTGCATCAAGGACATGGCCGGGCTTTGCAAACCGCATGCGGCGTGGAAGCTGGTGGACGCGCTGAAGCAGGAGATCGGCATCCCCGTGCATTTCCACACGCACGACACCTCCGGCATCAACGCCGCCTCCGTCCTCGCCGCCTCGAAGGCGGGTGTGGATGTCGTCGACCTCGCCATCTCCTCGATGTCCGGCTCCACCTCGCAGCCGAACCTCAACTCCGTGGCCGCCGCCCTCACCGGCACCGGACGCGACACCGGGCTGGACTTCGATTCGCTCAACGAGTTTTCCGACTATTGGGAACAGGTGCTCGCGTTCTACCAGCCGTTCGATTCCGCGCCGCGCTCCGGCACGGCGGAGGTTTACGAACACGAGATGCCCGGCGGCCAGTACACCAACCTCCGCGAACAGGCGAACTCCATGGGCCTCGGCCACCGCTGGCGCGAGATCGCCCGCACCTATGCCGAGGTGAACCAGCTTTTCGGCGACATCGTGAAGGTCACGCCCTCGTCGAAGGTCGTCGGGGACATGTGCATGTTCCTCGTCACCCGTGGCATGAAGGCGGCGGACGTGCCGAAGCTCAAGCCCGGCTCGATGGATTTCCCCGAGAGCGTCATCGACATGTTGTCCGGCGGCCTCGGCCAGCCCGACGGCGGCTGGCCGGAGGACGTGCAGAAGGTGGTGCTGGGAAACCGCACCGCGACGACCAAGCGTCCCGGCGAACTCGCCGCAGCCATCGATCTCGAAGCCACCCGCACGGAGCTGGCCTCGAAACTCGGACGCGCCGCCACCGACGACGACCTCTATTCCCACCTGATGTATCCCCAGGTCTTCGCCGACTTCACCGCCTTCCGCGCGAAGTATGACGACCTCAGCGGCCTGCCGACTCCCGCGTTTTTCTATGGCCTGCACATCGGCGAGGAAATCGAGATCGAGATCGACACCGGGAAAATCCTCATCATCAAGCTCATCTCCATCGGCGAGGCGGATTCCGCGGGCCGTAGGGCGTTGTTCTACGAACTCAACGGCATGCCCCGCGAGTCCGTGGTGCTGGACAAATCGCTGCAATCCGTTTCCAAGGCCTCGCGCCCGAAAGGCGAACCGGGAAATCCCGGCCACTCCTGCGCGCCCATGCCCGGCATGGTCACGGAGGTCGCCGTTTCTCCCGGCCAGGAAGTGAAGGCCGGCGACAAGCTCGTCATCCTCGAAGCCATGAAAATGCTCACCACCGTGAGCGCCGGCGCGGACGGGACCATTGCCGATGTCCTCGTGAAAAAGGGCGATCAGGTGGACAGCGACGACCTGCTGGTGAGACTGAAGGCATGA
- the purH gene encoding bifunctional phosphoribosylaminoimidazolecarboxamide formyltransferase/IMP cyclohydrolase — MPITRALLSVSDKTGLAAFAKELHDMGVELLSTGGTSAALRDAGLPVIDVSEFTGAPELFDGRLKTLHPKVHGGLLHRRDDADHVAQAKANDIPPIDLVVVNLYPFEETVAKPNVTLEEAIEKIDIGGPSMLRSAAKNHSSVTVIVDPADYPKVIEEMKENNGNTTKGFREQLAVKVFLRTSQYDAAITNYLGQCRTGTGCNFTLSLPLEQELRYGDNPHQKCSLYGRFGDFFTQVQGKELSYTNILDIEAASDLILDFVRPTVAILKHTNPCGVGQDDESLKIAWQKAFETDRQAPFGGVIVVNRPLTLELARIISEIFTDVIIAPEFESDARALLQKKKNLRLMKMNEAYLAEKQSPVIRSCPGGLMVMDRDHTALGLDNLEAKVVTKRPPTEAEMRAMRFGWRIVKHVKSNAIVYSSSDRTLGIGAGQMSRVDSSRIAIWKAKEAGLSLAGSIVASDAMFPFADGLQSAIDAGATACIQPGGSVRDEEVIAAADAAGMAMIFTGHRHFRH; from the coding sequence ATGCCCATCACTCGTGCCCTGCTCTCCGTTTCCGATAAAACCGGCCTCGCCGCCTTCGCCAAGGAACTCCATGACATGGGTGTGGAACTGCTTTCCACCGGCGGCACCTCCGCCGCCCTGCGCGATGCCGGCCTGCCCGTGATCGACGTTTCCGAGTTCACCGGCGCGCCGGAACTCTTCGACGGACGTCTCAAGACCCTCCACCCGAAGGTCCACGGCGGCCTGCTCCACCGCCGCGACGACGCGGACCACGTCGCCCAGGCCAAGGCGAACGACATCCCGCCCATCGACCTCGTCGTCGTGAACCTCTACCCGTTCGAGGAAACCGTCGCCAAGCCGAACGTCACGCTTGAGGAAGCCATCGAAAAAATCGACATCGGCGGCCCTTCCATGCTCCGCAGCGCGGCGAAGAACCACTCCAGCGTCACCGTCATCGTCGATCCCGCGGACTACCCGAAGGTCATCGAGGAAATGAAGGAGAACAACGGCAACACCACCAAGGGTTTCCGCGAGCAGCTCGCCGTGAAGGTCTTCCTCCGCACCTCGCAATACGACGCCGCCATCACCAACTACCTCGGCCAATGCCGCACCGGCACCGGCTGCAACTTCACCCTCAGCCTGCCGCTCGAACAAGAGCTCCGCTACGGTGACAATCCGCACCAGAAGTGCTCGCTCTACGGCCGGTTCGGCGACTTCTTCACCCAGGTCCAGGGCAAGGAGCTCAGCTATACCAACATCCTCGACATCGAGGCCGCGTCCGACCTCATCCTCGACTTCGTCCGCCCCACCGTCGCCATCCTCAAGCACACCAACCCATGCGGAGTCGGCCAGGATGACGAGAGCCTCAAGATCGCGTGGCAGAAAGCTTTCGAAACCGACCGCCAGGCCCCGTTCGGCGGCGTCATCGTCGTCAACCGCCCGCTCACCCTCGAGCTCGCCCGCATCATTTCGGAGATCTTCACCGACGTCATCATCGCTCCGGAATTCGAGAGCGACGCCCGCGCCCTTCTCCAGAAGAAGAAAAACCTGCGTCTCATGAAAATGAACGAGGCCTACCTCGCGGAGAAACAATCTCCTGTCATCCGTTCCTGCCCGGGTGGTCTCATGGTCATGGACCGCGACCACACCGCGCTCGGCCTCGACAACCTGGAAGCGAAGGTCGTCACCAAACGCCCGCCGACCGAGGCCGAGATGCGCGCCATGCGCTTCGGCTGGCGCATCGTGAAACACGTGAAGTCCAACGCCATCGTCTACTCCAGCTCGGACCGCACGCTCGGCATCGGCGCCGGCCAGATGAGCCGCGTGGACTCCTCCCGCATCGCCATCTGGAAAGCCAAGGAAGCCGGCCTCAGCCTCGCTGGCAGCATCGTCGCCTCCGACGCCATGTTCCCCTTCGCCGACGGCCTCCAGTCCGCCATCGACGCCGGAGCCACCGCCTGCATCCAGCCCGGGGGTTCCGTCCGTGACGAGGAGGTCATCGCCGCCGCCGACGCCGCGGGCATGGCCATGATCTTCACCGGACACCGCCACTTCAGGCATTGA
- a CDS encoding Txe/YoeB family addiction module toxin: MKRKLIFSDEAWEDYLYWQDTDRAMLRRINQLIKDIRRSPYEGIGKPEPLKHQLAGWWSRRINGEHRFLYRVTEQAIEIAQLRHHY; the protein is encoded by the coding sequence ATGAAGCGCAAGCTCATCTTTTCCGACGAGGCATGGGAGGACTATCTTTACTGGCAGGATACGGATCGGGCGATGCTGCGTCGAATCAATCAACTCATTAAGGATATCCGCCGGAGTCCTTACGAGGGCATCGGCAAACCCGAGCCACTGAAACACCAGTTGGCGGGGTGGTGGTCGAGGCGCATCAACGGCGAACACCGCTTCCTTTATCGGGTGACAGAACAGGCCATCGAGATAGCGCAGTTGCGGCATCACTACTGA
- a CDS encoding ABC transporter ATP-binding protein, which translates to MKPLLEFHQVTCRFSRSWALRHASFHVPAGSITALLGPNGAGKSTALKIALNLIRPSSGHVEILGVDSRKLGPAQLARIGYVADGMELPDWMSVDQFLAWCRPLYPKWDPDLERSLRKQFSLPGDRKLSHLSRGQRMKAALIAALSYRPELLVLDEPFSGLDPVVRDEFITGLLEIAGGEGLSVVVSSHDIEEVDRLADHVVLLNHGAVVLNEGTEPLLARHRRVEILLPPDLGELPQLPANWISPQSAGRVLRFTDTGHEPEKLARALSALFPGSPPAGIHPLGLRELFVTLVREGRADSGI; encoded by the coding sequence ATGAAACCACTTCTTGAATTCCACCAGGTCACCTGCCGGTTCTCCCGATCATGGGCGCTGAGGCATGCTTCGTTCCACGTGCCCGCCGGATCGATCACCGCGCTGCTCGGTCCGAATGGCGCGGGGAAATCCACCGCGCTGAAAATCGCGCTCAATCTCATCCGCCCGTCCTCCGGTCACGTGGAGATCCTCGGGGTGGATTCCCGCAAGCTCGGTCCGGCACAGCTCGCCCGCATCGGCTACGTGGCGGATGGCATGGAGCTGCCGGACTGGATGAGCGTGGACCAGTTCCTCGCCTGGTGCCGCCCGCTTTACCCGAAATGGGACCCGGATCTCGAGCGGTCGTTGAGGAAACAATTCTCCCTGCCCGGCGACCGGAAGCTCAGCCACCTCTCGCGCGGCCAGCGCATGAAGGCGGCCCTCATCGCCGCGCTGTCCTACCGGCCGGAGCTGCTGGTGCTGGACGAGCCGTTCTCCGGACTGGACCCGGTGGTGCGGGACGAGTTCATCACCGGGCTGCTGGAGATCGCGGGCGGGGAAGGCTTGTCGGTGGTGGTTTCCTCCCATGACATCGAGGAGGTGGACCGTCTCGCCGACCACGTGGTGCTGCTCAACCACGGGGCCGTCGTTCTGAACGAAGGCACCGAGCCGCTGCTAGCCCGCCACCGCCGGGTGGAAATCCTGCTGCCGCCGGATCTCGGTGAGCTGCCGCAGCTTCCCGCGAACTGGATCTCGCCGCAATCCGCGGGCCGCGTCCTGCGGTTCACGGACACGGGGCATGAACCGGAAAAACTCGCACGCGCGCTGTCCGCCCTGTTCCCCGGCAGCCCGCCCGCCGGAATCCACCCGCTCGGCCTGCGCGAGCTTTTCGTAACCCTCGTCCGCGAGGGCCGGGCCGACTCCGGAATCTAA
- a CDS encoding GH39 family glycosyl hydrolase, translating to MPSFSRTLTALCLFSSCLSAMAADSFPVKITVDAARPMGPLKPIWRFFGADEPNYTYMKDGRKLLSELGELKPKEVFFRTHSLLVTGEGTHALKWGSTNAYTEDAQGNPVYDWTIVDKIIDSGLERGVRPYVQIGFMPQALSIKPEPYRHHWTPKAKYDDIYTGWTYPPKDWGKWEELVYQWAKHSVEKYGRDEVLKWYWQTWNEPNIGYWRGTRDEFFKLHDHAIKAVRRAIPGARVGGPDLAGGAGGDFLKSFLDHCVKGKNTATGETGTPTDFISFHAKGQPKDMDGRVQMGISSQLRDIDGAFSVIARYPEFADTPIVIGESDPEGCAACQGPNLAYRNGTMYSSYTAASFPRKLDLAAKHGVNLEGAVTWAFEFEDQPYFAGFRSLATNGVDKPVLNVFRMFSKMDGDRLPVTSDSAVSLPDILRSGVRKQADVSAFASLSAKKLSVLVWHYHDDDVTGPDAAISLNVPGLPLASGKAKVSHYRVDETHGNSFTLWKSMGEPQKPTPEQYQELEAAGKLATLAPEAETQITDHTAKLDFTLPRQGVSLLVVEWE from the coding sequence ATGCCGTCATTTTCCCGCACCCTCACCGCCCTCTGCCTTTTCAGCTCCTGCCTGTCCGCCATGGCGGCGGATTCGTTTCCTGTGAAAATCACGGTGGATGCCGCGCGGCCGATGGGGCCGCTCAAGCCGATCTGGCGGTTCTTCGGCGCGGACGAGCCGAACTACACCTACATGAAGGACGGCCGGAAACTCCTTTCCGAACTGGGTGAGCTGAAGCCGAAGGAGGTGTTTTTCCGCACCCACAGCCTGCTCGTCACCGGCGAGGGCACGCACGCGCTCAAGTGGGGATCGACGAACGCCTACACCGAGGACGCGCAGGGAAACCCGGTCTATGACTGGACCATCGTTGACAAGATCATCGACAGCGGGCTGGAGCGCGGCGTCCGGCCTTATGTGCAGATCGGTTTCATGCCGCAGGCGCTTTCGATAAAGCCGGAGCCCTACCGCCACCACTGGACGCCGAAGGCGAAGTATGACGACATCTACACCGGCTGGACCTACCCGCCGAAGGACTGGGGGAAATGGGAGGAACTCGTCTACCAATGGGCGAAGCATTCCGTTGAAAAATACGGCCGGGACGAGGTCCTCAAATGGTATTGGCAGACATGGAACGAGCCGAACATCGGCTACTGGCGCGGCACCCGTGACGAGTTTTTCAAGCTGCACGACCACGCGATCAAGGCCGTGCGCCGCGCCATCCCCGGCGCGAGGGTCGGCGGCCCGGATCTGGCGGGGGGCGCGGGCGGAGATTTCCTTAAGTCCTTCCTCGACCACTGCGTGAAGGGCAAAAACACCGCCACCGGAGAAACCGGCACGCCCACGGATTTCATTTCCTTCCACGCCAAGGGCCAGCCGAAGGACATGGACGGACGCGTCCAGATGGGCATCTCCAGCCAGCTCCGCGACATCGACGGAGCCTTCTCGGTGATCGCGCGCTACCCGGAATTCGCGGATACGCCGATCGTCATCGGCGAGTCCGATCCGGAGGGCTGCGCCGCCTGCCAGGGGCCGAATCTCGCCTACCGCAACGGCACGATGTATTCCAGCTACACCGCCGCGAGCTTCCCACGGAAACTCGACCTCGCGGCCAAGCACGGAGTGAACCTGGAGGGCGCGGTCACCTGGGCGTTCGAGTTCGAGGACCAGCCGTATTTCGCCGGGTTCCGCTCGCTGGCCACGAACGGCGTGGACAAGCCGGTGCTGAATGTTTTCCGGATGTTCTCCAAAATGGACGGCGACCGCCTTCCCGTCACCAGCGACTCCGCCGTGTCCCTGCCGGACATCCTCCGCAGCGGTGTCCGCAAGCAGGCGGACGTTTCCGCCTTCGCCAGCCTCAGCGCGAAAAAACTCAGCGTGCTCGTCTGGCACTACCACGACGACGACGTGACCGGCCCGGATGCCGCCATTTCCCTGAACGTCCCCGGCCTGCCCCTCGCCAGCGGCAAGGCGAAGGTCAGCCACTACCGCGTGGATGAGACCCACGGAAACTCCTTCACCCTCTGGAAGTCCATGGGCGAGCCACAAAAGCCCACCCCGGAGCAATACCAGGAGCTGGAGGCCGCCGGAAAACTCGCCACGCTCGCGCCGGAGGCGGAAACGCAGATCACCGACCACACCGCCAAGCTGGATTTCACCCTGCCGCGCCAGGGAGTGTCGCTGCTGGTGGTGGAGTGGGAGTGA
- a CDS encoding type II toxin-antitoxin system Phd/YefM family antitoxin, with protein MNAISYTAARENLASTMNKVCEDHAPVIITRNRDQAVVMMSLEDFEALEETAYFLKSPKNAKRIMSSISQLDAGKGSERTVDPE; from the coding sequence ATGAACGCGATTTCCTATACAGCCGCCCGGGAGAACCTCGCTTCAACCATGAACAAGGTCTGCGAGGATCACGCCCCCGTGATCATCACCCGCAACAGGGACCAGGCCGTGGTGATGATGTCGCTGGAAGACTTCGAAGCACTGGAAGAAACCGCCTACTTTCTCAAAAGTCCGAAAAACGCGAAACGAATCATGAGTTCCATTTCCCAGTTGGATGCGGGGAAAGGTAGCGAGCGAACCGTTGATCCGGAATGA
- a CDS encoding DUF445 domain-containing protein, with protein MPTEKSAELRKMQRIATAAVAVAFAVLISTLFMPDVVWVGYLRAFSEAAVIGGLADWFAVTALFRHPLGLPIPHTRILPRGKNRIARSLSHFVVSNFLSREVVERELTKMDLSARGAEWITTKADELSARATKYLPRFLNALDDEDITRFLETQFIDRIRNIPIAPVAGKLIELLTSGDKHERIVDDLLALSGESMAENRDMLTNLIRKEIPMPDSFSVPGIPISLPMGSVKDKLAGLIAEEAMKRILRTIGEVRENPDHEIRIRIQERIARLAADLKESPDMLLRGEEIKQEFLANPNVSTYAARIWTEIKNAIEEDAARPDGQIRQQIANGLRRAAAQVSGDEAIREKFNTGIRVTVLHIISDNTPQVSRIIEETVARWDGAELAHKLELEVGRDLQFVRLNGTLVGGLLGVMLHFVTSLF; from the coding sequence ATGCCTACCGAAAAATCCGCCGAGCTTCGTAAAATGCAGCGCATCGCCACCGCCGCGGTCGCAGTGGCCTTCGCGGTGTTGATCAGCACGCTTTTCATGCCGGATGTGGTGTGGGTCGGCTACCTGCGGGCGTTTTCCGAAGCCGCCGTGATCGGCGGACTGGCGGACTGGTTCGCCGTGACGGCCTTGTTCCGCCACCCCCTCGGCCTTCCCATCCCGCACACGCGCATCCTGCCGCGCGGGAAAAACCGCATCGCCCGCTCGCTCTCGCACTTCGTCGTCAGCAATTTCCTCAGCCGCGAGGTGGTGGAGCGCGAGCTCACCAAGATGGACCTCAGCGCCCGCGGCGCGGAATGGATCACCACGAAGGCGGACGAACTCTCGGCGCGCGCCACCAAATACCTGCCGCGCTTCCTGAACGCCCTGGATGACGAGGACATCACCCGTTTCCTCGAAACCCAGTTCATCGACCGCATCCGGAACATCCCCATCGCCCCGGTGGCCGGGAAACTGATTGAACTGCTCACCTCGGGCGACAAGCACGAGCGCATCGTGGACGACCTGCTCGCCCTCAGCGGCGAGAGCATGGCCGAGAACCGCGACATGCTGACCAACCTGATCCGCAAGGAGATCCCGATGCCGGATTCCTTTTCCGTCCCCGGCATCCCCATTTCCCTGCCCATGGGATCCGTGAAGGACAAGCTGGCCGGCCTCATCGCCGAGGAGGCCATGAAGCGCATCCTGCGCACCATCGGCGAGGTGCGGGAAAACCCGGACCACGAGATCCGCATCCGCATCCAGGAACGCATCGCACGGCTCGCGGCGGACCTGAAGGAGTCCCCGGACATGCTGCTGCGCGGAGAAGAGATCAAGCAGGAGTTCCTCGCGAATCCGAACGTCTCGACCTACGCCGCCCGCATCTGGACGGAGATCAAGAACGCCATCGAGGAAGACGCCGCCCGCCCGGACGGACAGATCCGCCAGCAGATCGCCAACGGCCTGCGCCGGGCCGCCGCACAGGTGAGCGGGGACGAGGCCATCCGCGAGAAATTCAATACCGGCATCCGCGTCACCGTGCTCCACATCATCTCCGACAACACCCCGCAGGTCTCCCGGATCATCGAGGAAACCGTCGCCCGCTGGGACGGCGCGGAACTCGCCCACAAACTCGAACTGGAAGTCGGCCGCGACCTGCAGTTCGTCCGCCTGAACGGCACGCTGGTGGGGGGACTGTTAGGAGTGATGCTGCATTTCGTGACATCGCTTTTCTGA
- a CDS encoding gamma carbonic anhydrase family protein codes for MAIETFLEFTPGIHESAFVAASADVIGRVTLHEETSVWYNSTLRGDINEIVIGPRSNVQDNAVIHLADDYGCYVGELVTVGHSAILHACTVKDEVLVGMGAIVLDGAVIGERSIIGAGALVTGGTVIPPGSLVLGSPAKVVRTLSLDEQAKIRGWADKYVLGSRKYLERK; via the coding sequence ATGGCCATCGAGACGTTTCTGGAATTTACCCCGGGCATTCATGAAAGCGCGTTCGTCGCGGCGAGCGCGGATGTGATCGGGAGGGTGACGCTGCACGAGGAAACCAGCGTGTGGTACAACTCCACCCTGCGCGGGGACATCAATGAGATCGTCATCGGGCCCAGGTCGAACGTGCAGGATAATGCGGTGATCCATCTCGCGGATGATTACGGTTGTTATGTCGGCGAACTGGTTACGGTGGGTCACTCGGCGATTTTACACGCCTGCACGGTGAAGGACGAGGTGCTGGTCGGCATGGGTGCGATCGTGCTGGACGGCGCGGTGATCGGCGAGCGGTCGATCATCGGCGCGGGCGCGCTGGTGACGGGCGGGACGGTGATCCCGCCGGGCTCGCTGGTGCTGGGTTCCCCGGCGAAGGTGGTGAGGACGCTTTCCCTGGACGAGCAGGCGAAGATCCGCGGCTGGGCGGACAAGTATGTGCTGGGTTCCAGGAAGTATCTGGAAAGGAAGTAA
- a CDS encoding GntR family transcriptional regulator encodes MLPFRFQLLDGVPVSDQLVKAVQRAVLTDEMAAGEKFPSVRILAQELKISPTTAHKAVMELRDAGFLASRPGAGMVVVKPAGSSREQLAAQLAPACRDLIRHANQLGLTADETLEVLRRTLSENPPLP; translated from the coding sequence ATGCTCCCATTTCGTTTCCAACTCCTCGACGGTGTTCCTGTTTCCGACCAACTCGTGAAAGCGGTGCAGCGCGCCGTTCTCACGGATGAGATGGCGGCGGGGGAGAAATTTCCCTCGGTCCGCATCCTCGCGCAGGAGCTGAAGATTTCCCCGACCACGGCCCACAAGGCGGTCATGGAACTGCGGGATGCCGGGTTCCTCGCCAGCCGTCCCGGTGCCGGGATGGTGGTGGTGAAGCCGGCAGGGTCCTCCCGGGAACAACTCGCCGCACAGCTCGCGCCCGCCTGCCGGGACCTCATCCGCCACGCCAACCAGCTCGGCCTCACCGCCGATGAAACGCTGGAAGTCCTCCGCCGCACCCTTTCCGAAAACCCACCGCTTCCATGA
- a CDS encoding DUF6172 family protein yields the protein MKKTFPLTSPLHQPARVVEQIKADVRKYLKRERKKALPEGVDFWDFDCKIGQGESAPETKHVEEIIPAIDQAAAAEAGAVYIEILAKPGHRKPKDGADNPA from the coding sequence ATGAAAAAGACATTCCCACTCACCTCCCCACTCCACCAACCGGCGCGTGTCGTCGAGCAGATCAAGGCGGACGTGCGGAAATACCTGAAGCGCGAGCGCAAGAAGGCGCTGCCGGAGGGCGTGGATTTCTGGGATTTCGACTGCAAGATCGGACAGGGCGAATCGGCTCCGGAGACGAAGCATGTGGAGGAGATCATCCCCGCCATCGACCAGGCCGCTGCGGCGGAGGCGGGTGCGGTTTACATCGAGATCCTCGCGAAGCCGGGCCACCGCAAGCCCAAGGATGGCGCGGACAATCCTGCATAA